A region of the Nitrospirota bacterium genome:
GGGGCCAAGAAAGTCGCTGCTGTGGCTGAAGCCAAGGCGAAGGCTGAAGGCGTACGAGTGGTCATTGCAGTGGTCGACGAGGGCGGATCGCTGTTGCTCCTGGAGCGACTAGACGATACGCAAGTCGCCAGCGTGAATGTCGGTATCGACAAAGCAAGAACAGCGGCAATCTATCGCCGGCCCAGCAAAGTCTTCGAGGATCAAGTGAAGAACGGACGCGTTTCTGCCTTGGCCTTGCATGGAGCAGTAGCTCTGCAGGGTGGCGTGCCTATCATCGTTGATGGAAAAGTGATTGGCGCCATCGGCGTCAGTGGAGAAACACCGGGGCAGGATGAGGACATCGCGATAGCAGGAGCAGCCGTGGCTGCATCATTCACGAAACCGTAGCCGACGGCCCGCAGTAGTAACGTTTATCTGGTTGATCTGGTTTGTTTGGTTTCTCTGGTTTAAGTCAGGGAAACCCAATAAACCAGATG
Encoded here:
- a CDS encoding heme-binding protein, with the translated sequence MVLLATTVQAQLIEKTALTLEGAKKVAAVAEAKAKAEGVRVVIAVVDEGGSLLLLERLDDTQVASVNVGIDKARTAAIYRRPSKVFEDQVKNGRVSALALHGAVALQGGVPIIVDGKVIGAIGVSGETPGQDEDIAIAGAAVAASFTKP